One Sphingomonas sp. OV641 DNA segment encodes these proteins:
- a CDS encoding isoprenylcysteine carboxylmethyltransferase family protein, with protein sequence MTHADYGYGLWGLALVNAAVFILFAFSFFKPATRRDWRSFGAFSAFIVALFAEMYGFPLTIFLLSGWLQSHFPGVDWWSHDAGHILEMMFGWRINPHFGPFHIASFVLIGVGFWLISIAWTALHTSQRKHELAMTGVYARVRHPQYVGFILVMLGFLLQWPTLLTLAMFPVLVVMYIRLAKHEERYALATYGDSYRQYMAHVPAFFPSLRWKREIAGLAFTGNARMAGHQTDGPVSEGSREHDNMLPGG encoded by the coding sequence GCTATGGTCTGTGGGGGCTCGCGCTGGTCAATGCCGCCGTTTTCATCCTCTTTGCGTTCAGCTTCTTCAAGCCGGCAACGCGGCGCGACTGGCGCAGCTTCGGCGCGTTCAGTGCGTTCATCGTCGCGCTCTTCGCCGAAATGTATGGCTTCCCGCTCACCATCTTCCTGCTGTCGGGGTGGCTCCAGTCGCATTTCCCCGGCGTCGACTGGTGGAGCCACGATGCTGGCCACATCCTGGAAATGATGTTCGGCTGGCGCATCAATCCGCATTTCGGCCCGTTCCACATCGCCAGCTTTGTGCTGATTGGTGTAGGCTTTTGGCTAATCTCGATCGCGTGGACGGCGCTTCACACGAGTCAGCGCAAACACGAATTGGCAATGACGGGGGTCTACGCCCGGGTGCGGCACCCTCAATACGTAGGGTTCATCCTCGTCATGCTCGGTTTCTTGCTACAATGGCCGACGCTTCTGACGCTTGCCATGTTTCCGGTGCTGGTGGTGATGTACATTCGTTTGGCTAAGCATGAGGAGAGATACGCGCTCGCGACCTACGGCGATAGCTACCGCCAGTACATGGCCCATGTTCCCGCCTTCTTCCCCAGCTTGCGTTGGAAGCGGGAGATTGCAGGACTGGCCTTCACAGGAAATGCTCGAATGGCAGGCCATCAGACGGACGGGCCGGTTAGCGAGGGTTCTCGAGAACACGACAACATGCTGCCAGGAGGTTAG